CTTCCTTCGGTTACCTACATATGTGAGAAATAACCGTCTATTCTTGTTGCGCGTTAGTAGTCGCTATGTTCGGTCTTGTTGGAGCGATATTGGCACGAGACTTGCTTAAATTAAGCTCATTAGAAACGAATAACGTATATCGATTCGAGTTGCTAATTCTGTGTTTTTTGTTATCTTGTTATTAGTCGCTTGGATAAAACCACTAACCCAAAACCTTGGAGTTCCTTATGCTTTGGAGACTCTTTCATGACGAAGAAGGTCAGGACATCATCGAGTATGCTCTCCTGGCGTCTCTCATCTCAATCGCAGCGATTGCTGCAATCGTGTTGATCGGCCCTGCTCTTGTATTAATTTACGAAGCAATCGTGGCCGCGCTTTAACCTTAAGAGTTGGCGTGATCACGTATTAGCGAGTGTTCAATATGCCTGAAAATGCTAATTACTTTGGTACAATGGCGTTTATGGCGGCGATTATCGTCGCAGCGCTCGCAGTCTACACGGATCTCCGGTGGAGGAAGATCCCGAATAATCTAACCGTTCCAGCCGTCGCGGCAGGTATTATTCTTAATATCCTGAGTGGCGGCTGGAACGGTCTCCTTTTTTCCTTGACCGGACTAGTCATTGGTATCGTAGTTTTTATAGTACCTTTTGCGTTGCGCGGTATGGGGGGTGGTGATGTCAAACTGATGGGGGCTCTGGGCGCTTTGCTTGGCGGCTATGCCATTGTCAGTATAGCCATCTACACTGCGATTTTGGGTGGCGTTCTTGCTATTGTGGTAGCGGTATACAACCATCAGATGGGAAGCTCTCTTAGAAAAGTAATGATGTTGCTCGCGAAACTGGTTCCCTTCGTTGGCCGATCCAAGGAAATTGACAAAACAACAAGCTTGCGTCTTCCGTATGGATTGGCTATAGGTGGTGGAACTATGCTTCTGATTTTAATAGGACAGGTGTTCTGAGGACCATAATATGGTTAATTTGAGACTAATTGGCAGAGTACGAAGAACTGACGGTAATGCAGTTATTGAGATGGCGCTGCTTCTTCCGATTCTCCTGCTGGTCATTTTTGGTATCACTGAATTTGGGCGTGCTGTCATGACGACGAATGTCATAAATTCGGCAGCCCGTGAAGGAGCCCGTTTAGCCGCCGTATCGCAACTAAGCGATACTCTATCGGTTCAAGCGCGCGTAGAGGAAGTTATGCTGGCGGCTAACGTGACGCCGAAAACTATTACCGTGCAGTATTTCGCGGCAAATAACAGCGTACGGGTCGAGGTCACCAGTGACTTCGTAGTTTTAAGCGGCGACGTGCTGCAGGTCTTTACGGGCACGATAGAGCTTTCCGGCACCGCTGTAATGCGCTACGAATTGTGATCTGCGGAAATCATGATGAATATGAGATCGACGATTCATAGTCAAGAAACTCGTTCATGTAACTCGGACTTGGTATTCGGAATGTTACGTTCGATTTGTGGAGAAAATTATTAGATGAGAGCTATTGGTGTAATTCTGATCGTTATAGTGGCACTTACGTGTGGTGCCTTTGCGAGCGTCCTCGCTTACAATTACCTCAGGGATAATCGGGCAAATCAAGGACCCGAATTAGTTCCCCTTGCTGTTTCTGTAAGGGATATCACTTTCGGTACTACATTGACCAAAGAGGATATGGAGGTAGTGCTGTATCCGATTGGGAGTGTCCCTGATGGAGCATACGAGAACATCGACAGTCTGGTTGGACAGTCAACCAAAGTGTTCCTGAAGAAAAAGGAACCGATCCTTGACTCCAAGTTGTCGTCAATTGGTGGTGGATTATCATTGCTGATAGGTGATAACCAGCGTGCGGCGTCTATTCTAGTCGATAAAATCTCCGGCGTATCAGGCTTCGTGCTTCCTGGGGACAAGGTTGATATCATTGCAACAATAGCGCGCGTTGGTAGTAAAAGGGAATCCATAGCCAAGACCATTCTTCAGAATACCGAGGTGCTGGCGGCAGGTGAAAAGATTGAGCGCAAAGGTGATAAGGTGATCGCTGTTCAGTCAGTAACGCTATTGGTCGACCCGGACGGAGCACAGGCTCTTGCCTTGGCCTCGATAGAGGGCAAACTGCATTTGTCTCTTCGTAATCCAAATGATTCAATCACTGTTCAGGTTGATCCGGTGAGCAAGTCCGGGATTCTTGCTGCCGAGAAGAAGAAATCCAAACCGCAGCCCAAGAAATCAAAGCCACGTGTAAAAAAGACTCAAGCAAAGAAGAAAATTGAGCCACCCAAGAAACCGGACTCGGTGGTTGTTTTCCGAGGTACAGACAAGACTGAAGAACTTCCTGTAATGGACGGGCAAGACAGCACTATAGATTCGACATCAACTACCAAACCGTAAAGCAGCGTAGACGATTTTCATAAGGAGTGTGATACATTGCGCAGACCAAATATAGCTTGGACTACTTTGATGCTGACCTTAGGCCTAATAGTCACTTTGACGATATCCCTGGCCCCTAGCAGTAGCGCCCAGGAGCAAGAGGTCCGTGTTGCAGTAGGTAAATCTACGGTGCTTCGTCATGTAGAGCGGATGGAAACAGTCTCTTTGGCCAACGAGGAGATTGCGGACTTTGTACTTGTTACACCTACTGAACTGGTCCTCATCGGAAAAGAAGTTGGAATAACGACTCTCTTTATCTGGGGTGAATCAGGAGCTTATCACGAATTCAACCTGGTGGTAGAAAGAGCTGTGGTCGGTCGCCAGATCATCATAGAAGTCCAGGTGGCGGAGGTCAATCGTTCGGGTTTGTCTGAACAAGGTGTGGACTTCCTTGTTATTGATCAAGACAATGACGCTATAGCATCTGGAACCCAGACAGTCGGATCGTATGCCGGCCAAGTTAGCCCGGTGGATCCATTCTCTAATGATATCTTGGCGCAAGAAGGAGCCACAGCGGTTCTTAAATGGATCGGGGACAAACAACATGTTGCCGGTGTGATTCGCGCTCTAAAGAAGAAGGGGGTCCTTAAGCTGCTGGCTCATCCGCGTCTCTTGTCGCTGAGCGGAGAAAAAGCGAGTTTTCTGGTCGGAGGTGAGATACCGATTCCAGTTTCTCAGTCAGTATCAGGTGCCGGTGTTAACGTCTCTGTCGAATGGAAAGAGTACGGCGTTAAGCTTAATTTCGTACCGACAATCATTGATTCTAACCTAATCAGATTGAAAATAGCTCCTGAGGTATCCAGCCTGGACTGGGCCAATTCTGTGACTTTTGCAGGCTTCGACATACCAGCTCTGCGTTCGCGAAAGGCCGATGCTGTAATTGAGCTAAATTCAGGCCAGTCGGTTGTTCTAGGCGGGCTGGTGTCCTCCGAGACAATAGAGACTATTAGCAAGGTACCAATACTAGGCGACATACCAATTATCAATTTCTTTTTCCGACGCAAGGAGCGAACATCATCGGAAACCGAACTACTGATCATTGTCTCACCGCGTATAATTGACGATATAGCTAGTGAAGTGATTCCCCCTCTCCCTGGTGTTGTCTATGACTCGACCAAATTTGAGGAGAAACTGACACCAGTTGGAGTGGAACAGGGACGACCAGATGATACTTCCAAAGAACCGGATCAACAGATTCGGGAGAACTAGGCGGGAGTTGTGTTATGAATACATGGCGTGTTTTGAAACGAGAAGAGAGGGGAGCAACTACTGTAATGGTTGCGTTTGCGATGGTCATGATATTGGGGTTTGCAGTTGTGGCTATTGATATGTCGATTGTAATGCTTGCCAAAAACCAGCTGCAAATAGCAGCCGATGCGGCTGCTCTCGCTGGAGCGCTTTCGATGGGATATACTAACGGGGATCAAGGAGCTGCCGAGAGCTCGGCAATAGAAGTCGCTGGCCTGAACGTTGCCATTCAAGATGTTAACCAGCCGGTAATAATTGGTCCTGACGACGTGACTTTCCCTGAATCCAACAAAATTACCGTGGTCACTCACCGTAAGATTGAGACCGGTGATCCAATCAGTCTCCATTTCATCAACGTTCTGGACGATTCATACAATAAGCAAGGTGAAATGACCGCTAGGGCATCGGCTGCGGTTTATCCAGTCTCAGGTACGGACTGCATTAAGCCCTGGTGTTTCCCGGATCAGTGGGATGATACAAACAACGACAGCCTTTATGATCCAGGAGAGTTCTACGATCCACTGCTCACCGGATACGTCGTGCCGGACGATGTTGGTACTCAAATCGTTCTTAAATTGAACAAATCCTTTGATCCTGCCCATATGGGCTGGTATTATGCCGTTGACTTTGGTCCTATCAATACTGGCGATCCGGTAATAACTGGCGCCGACGCTTATCGCGAGTGGATCGGACACTGCGAACCGTACCTGGTTTCGATTGGGGACCAATTGCAGATGGAACCGGGAAACATGGTCGGGCCAACCGCGCAAGGTATCGCAGACCTTATTGATCTCGACCCGTATGCCGAGTGGGACCCTGCTACCGGAACGGTCATAAACTCTGATTACCCAACTTCGCCGCGAGTGATAAAGGGGACAGTATTCGATCCCAGCGTTGGTGTCCAGACCGATGGGACTGGACGAGACTATCTCACGGTAGTTAAAATAGTTGTATTATTCCTGGAAGAACATCACAGTGACGAAGTGACCGGGCGGTTTATGCGTCGTGCCTCCGGAGGAGAGCCTTGCCCTGATTGCCCTCCGGGGTTCGTTTTCACACCGGTGTTAGTGGAATAGCGAAATTCTGAAGGAATCGATGTATGTCAGAGCAAATCCGAATATTGACTGCCGAGTTTGACGATACTCTCCGTCTTAGCGTCCAGGATCTTGTCAGAAGACTAGAATTTGCCGATTTGCTACCGTCGACAGAGCTTGAGGGAGAATGGTCTGCCACAGCCAGAGCTGTAAAACCGGATATTCTTATGGCCGTGCTGGATACAGCTAATGACTATGGCCATACTCTGAGCTTGGTCGAGGACCTAAAATCCGAGTTGCCACATATGGCTGTGTTCTTTTGCTCGGCCAATGATTCGGCCGAGCTCGTTTTGTCGGCCATGCGAGCCGGTGGTCAGGAATTCCTAAATGTGCCTATAAACGCTCAGGATTTTGAGCGAGCCATAAGGAAAGCCTACCGGGCTCACGAGCAACGCCATATGAACAAAGTCAAACTGGGTGCAGCAATCTCCGTGTTCAGCGCTAAAGGAGGTCAGGGCTCATCTTCGTTAGTAGTAAATCTTGCCATCGCAATGGGGCGACTTGATCAGGTCGAGTCCGCCATTTTGGATCTAGACCTATTTGTCGGGGATATCCCAGGGTTCATGGATATCACGCCTCAGTATGATCTTCTCGATGCCCGCGATGCTAATGGAAACATTGATGTCGCGCGGCTTCAAAGTTGCATGACCAGACATGATAGTGGTGTATCAGTTATGGCGGGGCTTATGAACGCGGGCCGTATCAATGAGATCAGCGCGTCTCTTGTCAAGCAAGCTATCGCCTCACTCAGGACCATGTCCTCTTATATATTAATAGATACAGCTCATGGCTTTGATTCCCGTACTCTAGCTGCTCTGGAGTCATCGAATCTGATTCTCGTGCCAGTAATACCTAGCGTTTTATCTGTGCGCGCCGCTCGACGCTCACTAGACCTACTGGGCGGCTTGGGCTACGACCGAACCAGGATAA
This Candidatus Zixiibacteriota bacterium DNA region includes the following protein-coding sequences:
- a CDS encoding Flp family type IVb pilin translates to MLWRLFHDEEGQDIIEYALLASLISIAAIAAIVLIGPALVLIYEAIVAAL
- a CDS encoding prepilin peptidase: MPENANYFGTMAFMAAIIVAALAVYTDLRWRKIPNNLTVPAVAAGIILNILSGGWNGLLFSLTGLVIGIVVFIVPFALRGMGGGDVKLMGALGALLGGYAIVSIAIYTAILGGVLAIVVAVYNHQMGSSLRKVMMLLAKLVPFVGRSKEIDKTTSLRLPYGLAIGGGTMLLILIGQVF
- a CDS encoding pilus assembly protein; protein product: MRLIGRVRRTDGNAVIEMALLLPILLLVIFGITEFGRAVMTTNVINSAAREGARLAAVSQLSDTLSVQARVEEVMLAANVTPKTITVQYFAANNSVRVEVTSDFVVLSGDVLQVFTGTIELSGTAVMRYEL
- the cpaB gene encoding Flp pilus assembly protein CpaB, with the translated sequence MRAIGVILIVIVALTCGAFASVLAYNYLRDNRANQGPELVPLAVSVRDITFGTTLTKEDMEVVLYPIGSVPDGAYENIDSLVGQSTKVFLKKKEPILDSKLSSIGGGLSLLIGDNQRAASILVDKISGVSGFVLPGDKVDIIATIARVGSKRESIAKTILQNTEVLAAGEKIERKGDKVIAVQSVTLLVDPDGAQALALASIEGKLHLSLRNPNDSITVQVDPVSKSGILAAEKKKSKPQPKKSKPRVKKTQAKKKIEPPKKPDSVVVFRGTDKTEELPVMDGQDSTIDSTSTTKP
- a CDS encoding pilus assembly protein N-terminal domain-containing protein; this encodes MLTLGLIVTLTISLAPSSSAQEQEVRVAVGKSTVLRHVERMETVSLANEEIADFVLVTPTELVLIGKEVGITTLFIWGESGAYHEFNLVVERAVVGRQIIIEVQVAEVNRSGLSEQGVDFLVIDQDNDAIASGTQTVGSYAGQVSPVDPFSNDILAQEGATAVLKWIGDKQHVAGVIRALKKKGVLKLLAHPRLLSLSGEKASFLVGGEIPIPVSQSVSGAGVNVSVEWKEYGVKLNFVPTIIDSNLIRLKIAPEVSSLDWANSVTFAGFDIPALRSRKADAVIELNSGQSVVLGGLVSSETIETISKVPILGDIPIINFFFRRKERTSSETELLIIVSPRIIDDIASEVIPPLPGVVYDSTKFEEKLTPVGVEQGRPDDTSKEPDQQIREN
- a CDS encoding P-loop NTPase, with translation MSEQIRILTAEFDDTLRLSVQDLVRRLEFADLLPSTELEGEWSATARAVKPDILMAVLDTANDYGHTLSLVEDLKSELPHMAVFFCSANDSAELVLSAMRAGGQEFLNVPINAQDFERAIRKAYRAHEQRHMNKVKLGAAISVFSAKGGQGSSSLVVNLAIAMGRLDQVESAILDLDLFVGDIPGFMDITPQYDLLDARDANGNIDVARLQSCMTRHDSGVSVMAGLMNAGRINEISASLVKQAIASLRTMSSYILIDTAHGFDSRTLAALESSNLILVPVIPSVLSVRAARRSLDLLGGLGYDRTRIMVIINRVSRRDTIKSADIEKALDYPVFWKIPNDYKTVGSAVDTGRPFTVGKRLSKVGKNFLELADRIDRYFYPDED